The Nitrospirota bacterium nucleotide sequence AGGTGCCCTCCGCTCCGAATTCCAAATTCCGAACTGCTTCAACGTCGCCGCACCTAGTCCGAGACTTCGTCGGCGGGCAATTTTTTCTTTGTCGTGGTGTCCTCGCCGCCCTGTTCCACATTGTAGAGAAGTCCGGTCTTCTGCTGGGACTTTTTGGCATCGGCATACTGAGTCGGCTCCGTGCCCTTCCGGAACACATCGGTGATCGCGTCAGGCGCCCCGTCCCGGGCCAGAAGCCCGGTCTCGGGATCGATCTTCACGAATACCACATCGTCGGCCGGCACGAAGTCTTCCGCCGGCTTATCCGCCATAGCCCTGGCCATCACCGAGATCCAAATCGGGAGCGCGGCCCGCGCGCCGGTCTCCCGGTCACCGAGCGATGCCTTGGGATTGTCATACCCCACCCACACTCCGGTCACGATGTCCGGCGAATAGCCGAGGAACCAGGCATCCACGTAGTTGTTCGTCGTGCCGGTCTTGCCGGCGAGCGGCCTGCCGAGGCTCAGGGCGCCCCTGCCCGTTCCCTCCTGCACGACGCTCTTGAGCAGGCTGGTCACGAGATAGGCCGTGGTCCGGTCGATGGCCTCCTTGGGGTCTGGCTGGTAGCTTTCGAGGACGGTGCCTTTGCCGTCGACGATGCTCATGATGATGATCGGTTCGGAACGGTACCCCTGCGACGCAAAGGTGGCGTAGGCCGAGGTGAGCTCCAGCGGCGTGACGACCGATGAGCCGAGCGCAGTCGTATAGTCGTAGCTGATATGGCTCGTGATCCCCGCCTTGCGCGCGAAATCGATGGCCTTGTCCAGGCCGATCTTCTCCAGGAGCCCCACGGTCACCGCGTTCCGGGACAGCGCCAGGGCCGTGCGCATGCGCATGGGGCCCAGGAACCGCTCGTCATAGTTCGTGGGTTTCCAGGTCTTCTTCTCGAACTCGCTCTTCTCGTAGATCTGGGGCAGGTCCATCAGGATCGAAGCCGGGGTGAAGCCGTTCTCGAGCGCGGCGCCGTAGACGAAGGGCTTGAACGACGAGCCCGGCTGGCGCTTCGCATCCGTGGCGTGGTTGAAGCCGCCCTCCACGAAATCGTAGCCGCCGACCATGGCCCGGACATAGCCGGTATAGGGCTCGATGGACACCACCGCGCCCTGCACGAGGGGCGTCTGGTCCAGGACGAAGGAAGCCACCTGGTTCTTCTTGTCATAGTCCTTCAGGCGGACCTTGATGATGTCGCCCACCTGGACGATCTCGGCGGGCTTCTTGAACTCGTCGGGGCTCTCCCGGTTCTTCTTCGGCTTGATCAGCGCCCAGGCCATGTCGTCCTTCATGATGAAGCCCAGGAGCCCGCGCCCCTTGACCGTGACGGAGTCGTCGTTCACGGCGAGGACATGGGCGTTGAACCCTTCGCCGGGCTTCACCATCACGTGGAGCGATCCCCACTGGATCGGCGTGGATTTGACCGGCTTGTATCCGACCTTGCCGCGGAAGCCCTGGCGCTTGTCGAGCGCGCGCAGCCCCTCGCGGAGCGCCGTGACCGCCTGATGCTGCAGGTCCAGGTCGATCGAAGTGTAGACCTTGAGCCCCCCCTGGTACAACATATCTTCGCCGTATTTTTTCTCAATGTACTTTCGCAGATAGTCAACGAGGTGCGGAGCCAGCTCTTCCTGGGGCCGTAAATTCTCGAGGCTGATCGGCTGATCGTAGACCTTCCGGCTCTGTTCCTCGGTGAGATACCCTTCGGCAACCATACGCTTCAGCACGTGCCACTGCCGGAGCTTGGTCAGGTCGATGTCGCTGTAGGGCGAGTATGCCGCCGGCGACTTGGGGAGCCCGGCCAGGAGGGCAGCCTCGGCCTGGTTGACCTCCCAGATGTTCTTGCCGAAATAGGTCTTGGCTGCCATCTG carries:
- a CDS encoding PBP1A family penicillin-binding protein, producing the protein MMKQLLTNMMEMVRKLFRSAWEQFKVFWFTIAVPWLKALTPKKALKLAGIAFLAGVLFIALLFYVLSFNLPTVESLKDYKPSPGTTIYAEDGRVLGRVQIEKGTYVPITRVPKFMKDALLATEDPRFYQHSGIDYRGILRAALKNIISVRVAQGGSTITQQLTKVVFLSPERKITRKIKEIILARRLEKELDKDEILELYLNKVYFGHGAYGVQMAAKTYFGKNIWEVNQAEAALLAGLPKSPAAYSPYSDIDLTKLRQWHVLKRMVAEGYLTEEQSRKVYDQPISLENLRPQEELAPHLVDYLRKYIEKKYGEDMLYQGGLKVYTSIDLDLQHQAVTALREGLRALDKRQGFRGKVGYKPVKSTPIQWGSLHVMVKPGEGFNAHVLAVNDDSVTVKGRGLLGFIMKDDMAWALIKPKKNRESPDEFKKPAEIVQVGDIIKVRLKDYDKKNQVASFVLDQTPLVQGAVVSIEPYTGYVRAMVGGYDFVEGGFNHATDAKRQPGSSFKPFVYGAALENGFTPASILMDLPQIYEKSEFEKKTWKPTNYDERFLGPMRMRTALALSRNAVTVGLLEKIGLDKAIDFARKAGITSHISYDYTTALGSSVVTPLELTSAYATFASQGYRSEPIIIMSIVDGKGTVLESYQPDPKEAIDRTTAYLVTSLLKSVVQEGTGRGALSLGRPLAGKTGTTNNYVDAWFLGYSPDIVTGVWVGYDNPKASLGDRETGARAALPIWISVMARAMADKPAEDFVPADDVVFVKIDPETGLLARDGAPDAITDVFRKGTEPTQYADAKKSQQKTGLLYNVEQGGEDTTTKKKLPADEVSD